One region of Priestia megaterium genomic DNA includes:
- a CDS encoding MFS transporter yields the protein MNKKVYILAIASFVVGTVELILGGILDLIADAFHVSLAKAGYLISIYSFVYALSAPILLNVTAKIERKKVYMWTLFIFLLSNVFSAYSSGYYMLLIGRILAAASGSFIIVLSTTMASRMVKPEYQGRAIGVVFMGISGSLVLGIPLGILIGNALGWRQVFVMIAILTAIIMITVWFTMERLAPAPIVPLKTQIKALRNKKMLAIHLATLFVLAGHLTLYAYFTPFLQETLGLNTTMVTIIYGIFGLAAVAGGGLGGAVSDRWNPSSSVITMIALFFVSMIAMPFGVHLPFVVFLLLMIIWSALSWAVSPAQSNLIIHSARDTSDILISTNAAISHVGIAIGSYVGGIVVNQYSVIYNGWVGSIFVLLGLCFSLYAVTRTESTADTLHSK from the coding sequence ATGAATAAAAAAGTTTACATACTTGCGATTGCTTCTTTTGTTGTTGGAACAGTCGAATTAATTCTAGGAGGCATCTTAGACTTAATTGCCGATGCATTTCATGTATCACTAGCAAAAGCAGGTTATTTAATCTCTATTTATTCGTTTGTTTATGCCTTGTCTGCGCCGATTTTACTAAATGTGACGGCTAAGATAGAGCGTAAAAAAGTTTATATGTGGACATTATTTATTTTCTTATTGAGCAATGTATTTTCAGCCTACAGTTCGGGCTATTATATGCTATTAATCGGGCGTATCCTCGCTGCTGCGAGCGGCTCTTTTATTATTGTCCTATCTACCACAATGGCCTCTAGAATGGTAAAGCCTGAATATCAAGGCAGAGCAATTGGCGTTGTGTTTATGGGAATCAGCGGCTCACTTGTTTTGGGTATTCCTCTTGGTATTTTGATTGGAAATGCGCTTGGCTGGCGTCAAGTATTTGTTATGATTGCAATCTTAACTGCTATTATTATGATTACCGTTTGGTTTACAATGGAGCGTCTAGCTCCCGCTCCAATTGTACCGTTAAAGACTCAGATAAAAGCTTTACGCAATAAAAAAATGCTTGCTATTCACCTAGCAACATTGTTTGTACTGGCGGGCCATTTAACGCTTTATGCGTACTTCACGCCATTTTTACAAGAAACGCTAGGATTAAATACAACGATGGTAACCATTATTTATGGTATTTTCGGTCTTGCTGCAGTGGCAGGAGGAGGACTTGGAGGAGCTGTTTCTGATAGATGGAACCCTTCTTCGTCTGTTATCACCATGATTGCTCTCTTTTTTGTTAGCATGATTGCTATGCCGTTTGGCGTTCATTTGCCATTCGTTGTGTTCTTGCTTCTTATGATTATTTGGAGTGCGCTCAGCTGGGCGGTCTCACCGGCTCAAAGCAATTTAATTATTCATAGTGCACGCGACACGTCGGACATTTTAATCAGCACCAATGCAGCGATTTCACACGTAGGAATTGCGATCGGCTCCTATGTCGGAGGAATTGTCGTTAATCAATACTCTGTTATTTATAACGGCTGGGTCGGGTCTATTTTTGTATTGCTTGGTCTTTGCTTCTCTCTTTATGCGGTAACACGAACAGAAAGCACAGCAGATACGCTTCACAGTAAATAA
- a CDS encoding 2-thiouracil desulfurase family protein, whose amino-acid sequence MILVSSCLAGQACRYNGSSALVKEMEALVKNKEAVMICPELLGGFHTPREPAEIIKGTGIDVINGNARVIERSGKDVTDIYIDGAYKALNIAKEIKATVIVLKENSPSCGSEHIYNGAFLGVKIAGEGVTTALLRKHGFIVISESQFAAKMY is encoded by the coding sequence GTGATATTGGTTAGTTCTTGCTTAGCAGGTCAAGCTTGCAGATATAATGGAAGTAGTGCCTTAGTTAAGGAAATGGAAGCGCTCGTTAAAAATAAAGAAGCGGTGATGATATGTCCGGAACTGTTAGGTGGATTTCACACGCCTAGAGAACCGGCAGAAATTATAAAAGGAACGGGAATAGACGTAATAAACGGAAATGCGCGAGTTATTGAACGATCGGGAAAAGACGTGACAGATATATACATAGACGGGGCCTATAAGGCACTGAACATCGCAAAAGAAATAAAAGCTACTGTTATTGTACTAAAAGAAAACAGTCCTTCATGCGGAAGTGAACATATATATAACGGAGCATTTCTAGGTGTTAAAATAGCCGGTGAAGGGGTAACGACTGCGTTGTTAAGAAAGCATGGTTTTATCGTTATATCCGAATCTCAATTTGCAGCTAAAATGTATTAA
- a CDS encoding Asp23/Gls24 family envelope stress response protein, whose translation MAVNETNTAVKSQENTNQNTLTFEDQVIKKIAGIAANEIKGILSMSGGFMSGLTDRFRSTEDITKGINAEVGEKQVALDLKVIVEYGKNVPSIFSETVNNVKKSVHDMTGLEVVEVNMHVEDVMTRSEFEAKTDRDKEQESKRDLE comes from the coding sequence ATGGCAGTTAATGAAACAAATACAGCAGTAAAATCTCAGGAAAATACAAATCAAAATACATTAACATTTGAAGATCAAGTCATTAAAAAAATTGCTGGAATTGCAGCTAACGAAATTAAAGGGATTTTATCAATGAGCGGCGGATTTATGAGCGGGTTAACAGATCGCTTCCGCAGCACGGAAGATATCACAAAAGGGATTAACGCTGAAGTAGGAGAAAAGCAAGTGGCCCTTGATTTAAAAGTAATTGTCGAATACGGAAAAAATGTTCCATCCATTTTCTCTGAAACTGTTAATAACGTAAAAAAATCAGTTCACGATATGACGGGATTAGAGGTAGTAGAAGTAAATATGCATGTAGAGGACGTAATGACTCGATCTGAATTTGAAGCGAAAACGGATCGAGACAAAGAGCAGGAGTCAAAGCGTGATCTTGAATAA
- a CDS encoding DUF2273 domain-containing protein: protein MGTPDKLIPYRGRVLGILAGLVLAILLLTIGFGPTLLIVAFMGIGYVIGKWRDGHLDLNNWVGFFTKGR from the coding sequence ATGGGTACTCCAGATAAATTGATTCCATACCGTGGCCGAGTACTTGGTATTTTGGCAGGTTTAGTGTTGGCAATTTTACTATTAACAATTGGTTTTGGCCCCACGCTGCTAATTGTAGCTTTTATGGGAATTGGTTATGTAATCGGGAAGTGGCGAGATGGTCATTTAGACTTAAATAATTGGGTAGGATTTTTTACTAAAGGAAGATAG
- the amaP gene encoding alkaline shock response membrane anchor protein AmaP, protein MNNFNRFLIAVIGIAGLICSGMLALMVYKVPHLSNWVEKWQHQEWFYYTILSISAFLAVIFIIFLLTGIFSRPPKKNLAIVTGEGKITISKATIESTALRAIRGFQGIRSPEVQASIHSRKERVSLYINCSLFGRDGLPTLGKEMQLETKRAVEALLELPVHSVRIDLTDTQTRKKERVV, encoded by the coding sequence TTGAATAATTTTAATCGGTTTTTAATCGCAGTTATTGGAATTGCAGGACTGATTTGTTCCGGTATGTTAGCACTGATGGTTTATAAGGTTCCTCACCTTTCGAACTGGGTAGAAAAGTGGCAGCATCAGGAGTGGTTTTACTACACAATATTGTCAATAAGCGCATTTTTAGCTGTTATTTTTATTATTTTTCTTTTAACAGGCATATTTAGCAGGCCGCCTAAAAAGAATTTAGCAATTGTAACAGGCGAAGGCAAAATAACCATTTCTAAAGCCACGATTGAATCTACAGCTTTGCGAGCAATTAGAGGCTTTCAGGGAATACGCTCTCCTGAAGTCCAAGCATCTATTCATTCTCGTAAAGAAAGAGTTAGTCTATATATTAACTGTTCGCTGTTTGGACGAGATGGACTACCAACACTAGGAAAAGAGATGCAGCTTGAAACGAAACGTGCCGTAGAGGCTTTACTTGAGCTTCCCGTTCACTCCGTCCGCATCGATTTAACAGATACACAAACGCGAAAGAAAGAGCGTGTTGTGTGA
- a CDS encoding YihY/virulence factor BrkB family protein yields the protein MIQTSKTVAARFFTERFFDQAAQTAYYFLLSFVPFIIFLFSLLSFFPIDTNNLLVFIEPFTPKSAYDVIERSIETVNNSGKKVLSFSLLATFWLASMAIQSLVRSLNDAYHIQRKQTFLRGLINDLILTFGFMVVVAISLFVPIIEEVIRHLVLTKVHVPDIWFQSWTTIRWGIGTLFLLGFFILFYKLMPSARVTWKDVLPGAVFSTLGWQVVSTGFGYYVQFGSYSQIYGQLGSIIILMVWFYLTAAILLIGGLINGNKFIKAHKTTYRDVEND from the coding sequence ATGATTCAAACATCCAAGACCGTTGCCGCTCGTTTTTTTACGGAGCGTTTCTTTGATCAGGCTGCTCAAACAGCCTACTATTTTTTGTTATCTTTTGTACCGTTTATTATTTTTCTTTTTTCACTGCTGAGTTTCTTTCCAATTGACACAAACAATTTGCTCGTCTTTATTGAACCATTTACCCCTAAAAGCGCCTACGACGTAATTGAAAGATCAATTGAAACAGTTAACAATAGCGGGAAAAAAGTTTTGTCTTTTAGTTTATTAGCAACTTTTTGGCTCGCATCTATGGCTATACAATCTTTGGTTCGCTCGTTAAATGATGCGTATCATATTCAAAGAAAACAAACGTTTTTGCGCGGTTTAATCAATGATTTAATTTTGACCTTTGGCTTTATGGTTGTGGTAGCTATTTCATTGTTTGTGCCAATTATTGAAGAAGTCATTCGACATTTGGTGTTAACAAAAGTCCATGTTCCTGACATATGGTTTCAAAGCTGGACGACAATTAGATGGGGAATTGGGACATTATTTTTATTAGGCTTTTTTATTCTTTTTTACAAACTGATGCCAAGCGCAAGAGTAACGTGGAAAGATGTACTTCCAGGAGCTGTTTTCTCCACACTAGGATGGCAAGTTGTATCTACCGGATTTGGATACTATGTCCAGTTTGGAAGCTACTCGCAAATCTATGGTCAGCTTGGAAGTATTATTATTTTAATGGTCTGGTTTTATTTAACGGCCGCTATTTTATTAATTGGCGGTTTAATAAACGGTAATAAGTTCATCAAAGCTCACAAGACAACGTATAGAGACGTGGAAAACGACTAG
- a CDS encoding YidH family protein, with the protein MTKKENESIYIQQHLANERTYLAWIRTSIATLGIGFVAGGLHFNSGKNLSEAADTLIIAVIIFSLAASAGLLLFSTYHYFSTRKKINSQTYQSSHALVIFVLMIMLMLIGALMFYFFNIA; encoded by the coding sequence ATGACTAAAAAAGAAAATGAATCTATTTATATTCAGCAGCATTTAGCAAATGAACGAACGTATTTAGCGTGGATTCGAACGTCTATTGCTACACTCGGCATTGGTTTTGTTGCAGGTGGTTTGCATTTTAATTCGGGGAAAAATTTAAGTGAAGCAGCCGATACTCTTATTATTGCTGTTATCATCTTTTCTTTAGCTGCAAGTGCAGGGTTGCTTCTTTTCTCAACTTATCATTATTTTTCAACCCGCAAAAAAATTAACAGCCAAACGTATCAATCATCTCACGCTTTGGTTATTTTTGTTTTAATGATTATGCTGATGCTGATCGGCGCTCTTATGTTTTATTTTTTTAACATAGCGTAA
- a CDS encoding alanine:cation symporter family protein, with product MIHNAETTLAYVMKGKQNKIVSMILKAALLATTLYGSIRTAETAWALADIGVGIMVWFNLIAILILAKPALITLKDYREQRKQGIDPVFFPGKLGIQNADYWDEEYQHNQDKENVS from the coding sequence ATTATTCATAATGCGGAAACGACCTTAGCTTACGTAATGAAAGGCAAACAAAATAAAATAGTATCCATGATCCTTAAGGCAGCTCTTTTAGCCACTACTTTGTACGGGTCTATCCGAACAGCTGAAACTGCATGGGCATTAGCAGACATCGGAGTTGGAATAATGGTTTGGTTCAATTTAATTGCAATTTTGATTTTAGCTAAGCCTGCTTTAATAACCTTAAAAGATTATCGCGAGCAGAGAAAACAAGGGATAGATCCTGTCTTTTTTCCTGGGAAATTAGGAATTCAAAACGCTGATTATTGGGACGAGGAATATCAGCATAATCAAGATAAAGAAAATGTTTCATAA
- a CDS encoding multidrug efflux MFS transporter, which produces MELWKRNLYICWFGSFCTTAGMSLVIPFLPLYIEKLGVHDTSSISRWAGIAFGATFLMAAIVSPLWGSLADKYGRKLMLLRASLGMAIVMTSIGFVQNVYQLVGLRFLMGAVSGFISAAITLVATQTPKEHSGKALGTLSTGAVSGSLLGPLVGGYLGDTIGLRHVFFVTGAFMFLSFLIVNLIQEDKKETAKTTKESNIGLLSLKNSKAVIGVFVTTFLLQLAVMAIQPIVTLYVKQLSTHTDHLALISGFVVAATGISNILAASKLGKVSDRVGPQNVLQICLLIVAVICGLQAFVHSTWQLFLLRFLLGFAMGGLLPSINSYLKKIVPDSITGKMFGYNQTAQYFGNLAGPVIGGQIAGAKGIPYVFLTTSVLLLLNAGWVYYQRHHGQQLDGKAA; this is translated from the coding sequence ATGGAATTATGGAAACGAAACTTGTACATTTGCTGGTTCGGTTCTTTTTGCACCACAGCCGGGATGAGTTTAGTTATTCCGTTTTTACCGCTTTATATTGAAAAGCTGGGAGTTCACGATACAAGCTCCATCAGCAGATGGGCTGGTATTGCGTTTGGAGCTACCTTTTTAATGGCGGCTATTGTTTCTCCTTTATGGGGGAGTTTGGCCGATAAATACGGGCGAAAGCTTATGCTCCTTCGCGCAAGCTTGGGTATGGCAATTGTTATGACTTCTATTGGTTTTGTGCAAAATGTCTATCAGCTTGTCGGGCTGCGCTTTTTAATGGGGGCCGTTTCCGGCTTCATCTCTGCAGCCATTACGTTAGTAGCGACTCAAACACCTAAAGAGCACAGCGGTAAAGCATTAGGGACGTTGTCTACAGGGGCTGTATCAGGATCTTTATTAGGACCGCTAGTAGGCGGCTACTTAGGAGATACAATTGGATTGCGTCACGTCTTTTTCGTAACAGGCGCATTTATGTTTTTGTCTTTTTTAATTGTAAATTTAATTCAAGAAGACAAAAAAGAGACGGCGAAAACGACGAAAGAGTCTAACATTGGGTTACTTTCTCTTAAGAATTCAAAGGCCGTGATTGGTGTATTTGTTACAACTTTTTTACTGCAGCTTGCGGTTATGGCTATTCAGCCAATTGTTACACTGTATGTAAAACAACTGTCTACTCATACCGACCATCTTGCCCTTATTTCAGGCTTTGTCGTAGCGGCAACAGGAATTTCAAATATTTTAGCTGCATCCAAACTTGGCAAAGTCAGCGATCGCGTGGGTCCTCAAAATGTGCTTCAAATATGCTTGCTTATCGTAGCGGTTATTTGCGGCTTGCAGGCCTTTGTGCATAGTACTTGGCAGCTATTCTTACTGCGTTTTTTACTCGGTTTTGCAATGGGAGGATTATTACCTTCTATTAATTCTTATTTAAAGAAAATTGTGCCGGACTCGATTACAGGTAAAATGTTTGGATATAATCAAACAGCGCAATACTTTGGGAATTTAGCCGGTCCAGTCATTGGCGGACAAATTGCCGGAGCTAAAGGAATTCCTTACGTATTCTTAACAACGAGTGTTCTTCTACTGTTGAATGCTGGGTGGGTATATTATCAGCGTCATCACGGACAACAGCTAGACGGTAAAGCCGCATAA
- a CDS encoding TIGR04104 family putative zinc finger protein: MATCQNCNHKWNWRTTFKQLLTFRNVLECPHCDKQQYISAKSQKRLSIYSFAPLIIWLILSLFDFSFPSIVVAELIFFIAAVIMMPLSYEVSSEEEPLW, encoded by the coding sequence ATGGCCACCTGTCAAAATTGTAATCATAAATGGAACTGGAGGACAACCTTTAAACAACTGTTAACATTTAGAAACGTTTTAGAATGCCCACACTGTGACAAACAACAGTATATCTCTGCAAAATCCCAAAAGCGATTATCAATCTACTCATTTGCACCCCTTATTATTTGGCTTATTCTCTCACTATTTGACTTTTCCTTTCCATCCATTGTTGTCGCGGAGCTTATTTTCTTCATAGCAGCGGTTATTATGATGCCACTTTCTTATGAAGTAAGCAGCGAAGAAGAACCCTTGTGGTAA
- a CDS encoding MFS transporter, translated as MEGQHSNNRLGQIITVVATFLAFMGIGVVDPILPEIAKQIGASHWQVEMLFTSYLLMMAIMMIPAGILASRVGDKRLMVTGLIIVTIFAALCGFSNNIPQLSIFRAGWGLGNSFFFATAMTLLIALSGEVKKAVGLYEAAIGLGMAGGPLVGGVLGNASWRLPFFGTSALIFIAFILVLTIVKQPTSTKSRKAAGFKDMVKLYKLKPFTQGAVSGMLYYYGFFTVLAYTPLILSIGALQIGFVFFGWGLCLAYGSAVLAHQLEKRYQPKQVLHVSLIVFSLILICLFAFDATWLRIVLIMAAGLVSGLNNALFTSHVMEVSPYERGITSGGYNFLRWLGAAFAPLLSGVIGNAVAPQAPFLVAAILGLLAFVIMVIKVKTTSQTNEAVSK; from the coding sequence GTGGAAGGACAGCATTCAAATAACCGATTAGGTCAAATTATTACGGTAGTAGCTACTTTTTTAGCATTTATGGGAATTGGAGTAGTAGATCCGATTTTACCGGAAATTGCTAAGCAAATTGGAGCTTCTCATTGGCAAGTAGAAATGTTATTTACTTCCTATTTGTTGATGATGGCTATTATGATGATTCCAGCAGGCATTCTAGCGTCACGTGTAGGAGACAAGCGCTTAATGGTAACAGGACTTATCATTGTGACGATTTTTGCAGCCCTATGCGGGTTTTCTAACAACATTCCTCAGCTTTCCATTTTCCGAGCAGGTTGGGGACTTGGTAATTCGTTTTTCTTTGCAACAGCTATGACGCTGCTTATTGCATTATCAGGTGAAGTGAAAAAAGCAGTAGGATTATATGAAGCTGCAATTGGTTTGGGGATGGCCGGAGGACCGCTTGTAGGAGGCGTGTTAGGAAATGCTTCTTGGAGATTGCCGTTTTTCGGTACAAGTGCTTTAATTTTTATCGCCTTTATTTTAGTATTAACGATTGTTAAACAGCCTACAAGCACTAAATCTCGTAAAGCAGCAGGTTTTAAAGACATGGTTAAACTTTATAAATTAAAACCATTTACTCAAGGCGCTGTATCAGGCATGCTTTATTACTACGGATTTTTTACAGTGTTAGCTTATACGCCGCTTATTCTATCGATCGGAGCTCTTCAAATTGGCTTTGTTTTCTTTGGATGGGGATTATGTTTAGCTTATGGCTCAGCGGTTTTAGCACATCAGTTAGAAAAAAGATATCAGCCAAAACAAGTGTTACATGTTAGCTTAATTGTTTTTTCACTTATTTTAATTTGTTTATTTGCCTTTGATGCAACATGGTTGCGCATTGTTTTAATTATGGCAGCAGGTCTTGTATCAGGACTTAATAATGCATTATTTACGAGTCATGTAATGGAAGTATCTCCTTATGAACGAGGAATTACATCTGGAGGATATAATTTCTTAAGATGGTTAGGCGCAGCGTTTGCTCCTTTATTATCAGGAGTTATCGGCAATGCCGTAGCGCCTCAAGCTCCTTTTCTTGTAGCAGCGATTCTTGGATTGCTCGCTTTTGTTATTATGGTTATAAAAGTAAAAACAACTTCTCAAACGAATGAAGCTGTTTCTAAATAA
- a CDS encoding MerR family transcriptional regulator — translation MYLIDDVTKMTGLTKRALRYYEEIGLILPPQRTKGNARIYSEEEVKELRKVAEAKEVLGFSLQELQQFMSLKRMIEERSERQGLSVKEITQIEDLLENQIKMIDFKVVKMQAFKTELKEMRESAMAIHEKTKTKGEMKEWKDSIQITD, via the coding sequence ATGTATTTAATCGATGACGTGACGAAAATGACCGGTTTGACCAAGCGAGCTCTTCGGTATTATGAAGAGATTGGACTCATTTTACCCCCGCAGCGCACAAAAGGAAATGCACGAATTTATTCCGAAGAAGAGGTAAAAGAACTAAGAAAAGTAGCAGAAGCAAAAGAAGTTCTCGGTTTTTCTCTACAGGAGCTGCAGCAGTTTATGTCGCTTAAAAGAATGATTGAAGAAAGAAGTGAGCGGCAAGGATTGTCAGTGAAAGAGATCACGCAAATAGAAGATTTGCTAGAAAATCAAATCAAGATGATTGATTTTAAAGTTGTAAAAATGCAGGCATTTAAAACAGAATTAAAAGAAATGCGAGAATCTGCTATGGCAATACATGAAAAAACAAAAACAAAAGGAGAGATGAAAGAGTGGAAGGACAGCATTCAAATAACCGATTAG
- a CDS encoding beta-class carbonic anhydrase has protein sequence MTCLSEVLKFNEKFVTNNQFEAFQTSKFPNKKIVILTCMDTRLLELLPKAMGLKNGDAKIVKNAGAVISHPFGSVMRSILVAVYALQADEVCVIGHHECGMTGMKAEAILASAEQRGISTEQIRNLKYAGIDLESWLTGFECVEDSVENSVDMIRNHPLLPKDVLVSGMVIHPSTGKLDVVVNGYSQDRAETVSS, from the coding sequence ATGACTTGTCTATCTGAAGTTTTAAAGTTTAATGAAAAATTTGTAACCAATAATCAATTTGAGGCTTTTCAAACATCCAAATTTCCTAACAAAAAAATAGTCATTTTAACTTGTATGGATACACGTTTGTTAGAATTACTTCCTAAAGCTATGGGGCTAAAAAATGGAGATGCAAAAATAGTGAAAAATGCCGGAGCTGTTATCTCCCATCCCTTTGGTAGCGTCATGAGAAGTATCTTAGTTGCCGTCTACGCTTTGCAAGCTGATGAAGTATGTGTCATCGGTCATCATGAATGTGGAATGACGGGCATGAAAGCTGAAGCTATTTTAGCCTCTGCTGAACAAAGAGGGATTAGCACGGAACAGATTCGTAATCTAAAATATGCTGGTATTGATTTAGAATCATGGCTGACTGGGTTTGAATGTGTAGAGGATAGTGTCGAAAACAGTGTGGATATGATTCGAAATCACCCTTTATTACCAAAAGACGTGCTTGTTTCTGGAATGGTTATTCATCCTTCAACAGGAAAACTTGACGTCGTTGTAAACGGCTATTCCCAAGACCGAGCTGAAACCGTAAGCTCATGA
- a CDS encoding SulP family inorganic anion transporter, with the protein MLKDNRFQGYSAGHLQKDIIAGLVVGVVAIPLAMAFAIASGVRPEYGIYTTIIAGIMVSILGGSKFQIAGPTGAFVPVLLGVVMQYGYENLIIAGFMAGIMITLLGIFKLGKLIKFIPRPVTIGFTAGIAIIIFSGQIANFLGLKGIAKHEEFHLNMIEILRKIATINIYSVIIAAICLAIVIITPKFLPKIPGALLGLLVSTLVAITLFPGKVATIGSTYGAIPSKLPSFSFPDLTWDNIVMLFPAACVIAMLGGIESLLSAVVADNMAKTKHNSNKELVGQGIANIATSLFGGIPATGAIARTATNIKNGAASPLSGVIHGLVVLLVLVMLAPYASNIPLASMAPILMFVAWNMSERKEFAHILKTKSADSFVLVATFLLTVSIDLTTGVGVGLLLAIVMFVKRMSGSLKISKVLAETSENAHKSELMEYTMQGSLFFGSAEVLEDSFDNIVEAKPKVLLLRMSQVSFIDTSGEALLSKVVERLKDSHSQVVISGLQHQPKEMLKSTGLYDKIGEKNIFSSEPPVSKIKARHRIVTT; encoded by the coding sequence ATGCTAAAAGATAACCGATTTCAAGGCTATTCAGCAGGGCATTTACAAAAAGACATTATCGCCGGTTTGGTTGTTGGGGTCGTTGCTATTCCTTTAGCAATGGCCTTTGCCATCGCTTCTGGTGTAAGACCTGAATACGGAATTTATACAACCATTATCGCAGGGATTATGGTTTCAATATTAGGCGGATCGAAATTTCAAATTGCAGGCCCAACAGGTGCATTTGTTCCGGTGCTGCTTGGAGTTGTCATGCAATATGGTTATGAGAACCTCATTATTGCCGGCTTTATGGCTGGAATTATGATTACGCTTCTCGGAATATTTAAACTAGGGAAACTTATAAAGTTTATTCCGCGCCCTGTGACGATTGGATTTACAGCAGGAATTGCGATTATTATTTTCTCAGGTCAGATCGCTAACTTTTTAGGCCTAAAGGGAATTGCAAAACATGAGGAATTTCATTTAAATATGATTGAAATCCTACGAAAAATTGCAACGATTAACATTTACAGCGTCATCATAGCCGCTATTTGTTTAGCTATCGTGATTATAACGCCAAAGTTTTTACCTAAAATTCCCGGTGCCCTTCTAGGTCTTCTTGTCTCCACACTTGTAGCCATTACACTGTTCCCAGGAAAAGTTGCAACGATTGGCTCTACTTACGGTGCCATTCCGAGTAAACTACCATCTTTTAGCTTCCCAGATTTAACATGGGATAACATCGTGATGCTATTTCCTGCTGCCTGCGTAATTGCGATGCTTGGAGGTATTGAATCTTTACTATCAGCTGTTGTTGCTGATAATATGGCCAAAACCAAGCATAATAGCAATAAAGAGCTTGTGGGTCAAGGAATTGCTAATATCGCTACCTCGCTATTTGGCGGAATTCCTGCAACTGGTGCCATTGCCAGAACAGCTACTAATATTAAAAACGGGGCGGCTTCTCCGTTATCAGGAGTTATACACGGCTTAGTTGTTTTATTGGTCCTTGTGATGCTGGCTCCTTATGCATCAAACATTCCGCTGGCAAGTATGGCACCTATTTTAATGTTTGTGGCTTGGAATATGAGTGAACGTAAAGAATTTGCACATATTTTAAAAACCAAGTCAGCTGATTCATTTGTACTTGTAGCTACGTTTTTATTAACAGTTTCAATCGATTTAACAACAGGTGTAGGCGTAGGTCTACTTTTAGCTATTGTTATGTTCGTGAAACGAATGAGCGGATCACTGAAGATTTCAAAGGTTTTAGCGGAAACATCTGAAAACGCTCACAAATCTGAGCTGATGGAATATACCATGCAAGGATCTCTTTTCTTTGGATCGGCTGAAGTACTGGAAGATTCTTTTGATAACATCGTCGAAGCGAAACCGAAAGTTTTATTGCTTCGAATGAGCCAAGTATCCTTTATTGATACATCTGGAGAAGCTTTACTATCAAAGGTGGTCGAACGGTTGAAAGATTCGCATAGCCAAGTCGTTATTTCTGGCTTACAGCACCAGCCGAAAGAAATGTTAAAGTCAACCGGTCTATACGATAAGATCGGTGAAAAAAATATATTTTCCTCCGAACCTCCCGTCAGTAAGATTAAAGCTCGTCATAGAATCGTTACTACGTAA
- a CDS encoding response regulator transcription factor, protein MKKILLIEDEVSIAELQRDYLEINDFEIDVQYSGDKGLEKALNEHFDLVILDIMLPKVSGFEVCKQIRAAKDIPIILVSAKKEEIDKIRGLGLGADDYITKPFSPGELVARVKAHLARYERLSDKQEKRMIRIHGLAIDTLARRVFVNDKEVFFTAKEFDLLKFIVSHPNQVLSKEHLFEKIWGFDSSGDISTVTVHIRKLREKLEENPADPQYLETVWGAGYRFNI, encoded by the coding sequence ATGAAGAAGATATTGTTGATTGAAGATGAAGTAAGTATTGCTGAATTGCAAAGAGATTATTTAGAAATTAACGATTTTGAAATAGACGTTCAATATAGTGGTGATAAGGGATTAGAAAAAGCGTTAAATGAACATTTTGATTTGGTTATTTTGGATATTATGCTCCCTAAAGTGAGTGGATTTGAAGTGTGCAAGCAAATTCGAGCTGCAAAAGATATTCCAATCATTTTAGTTTCAGCTAAAAAAGAAGAAATCGATAAAATTAGAGGGCTCGGGCTAGGTGCAGATGACTATATTACCAAGCCATTCAGCCCTGGGGAGCTGGTCGCAAGAGTCAAAGCGCATTTAGCGAGATATGAAAGACTCTCTGATAAGCAGGAAAAGCGTATGATTCGTATTCATGGCTTAGCGATTGACACGCTGGCTAGAAGAGTATTTGTGAATGACAAAGAAGTGTTTTTTACAGCGAAGGAATTCGATTTGCTGAAGTTTATCGTTTCTCATCCAAATCAAGTATTAAGTAAAGAACATCTATTTGAAAAAATTTGGGGGTTTGATTCTTCAGGAGACATTTCAACCGTAACAGTTCACATTCGAAAACTAAGAGAAAAGTTAGAAGAAAACCCAGCAGATCCTCAGTACCTAGAAACGGTTTGGGGAGCGGGGTACCGGTTTAATATTTAA